One Brachybacterium kimchii genomic window carries:
- a CDS encoding sulfite exporter TauE/SafE family protein: MIGTDVAVLLGLAAATFVGALAQRSTGMGFALLASPFLVLVLGPLQGILVVNVCGALSALLNLTQVRRDVDRKRLRVLAPMGVIGVIPGAIAVAVLPAASLMIAVSTIVLLGLLLTLAMRGRTVPDSPGLGVAGGLASGFMNVTAGVGGPGVVIYARATGWEHRGFAATAQVQFMILSIVSLVAKRAMPTLSATGWTVLIAALLLGVIAGGRVSRRVDGESAMRIVLVVALAGALMALGRGVLLLV; this comes from the coding sequence TGATCGGAACGGACGTCGCAGTGCTGCTCGGCCTCGCGGCGGCGACGTTCGTCGGGGCGCTCGCGCAGCGCTCGACGGGCATGGGCTTCGCGCTCCTCGCCTCGCCGTTCCTGGTCCTCGTGCTGGGGCCGCTGCAGGGGATCCTCGTGGTCAACGTGTGCGGAGCGCTGTCCGCGCTCCTGAACCTCACCCAGGTGCGCAGGGACGTCGACCGGAAGCGGCTGCGGGTCCTCGCGCCGATGGGCGTGATCGGGGTGATCCCCGGTGCGATCGCCGTGGCCGTCCTGCCGGCGGCGTCCCTGATGATCGCGGTGAGCACGATCGTGCTGCTGGGGCTGCTGCTCACCCTCGCGATGCGCGGGCGCACGGTCCCCGACTCCCCTGGGCTCGGCGTCGCGGGCGGCCTGGCCTCGGGGTTCATGAACGTCACGGCGGGCGTGGGCGGGCCGGGCGTGGTGATCTACGCGCGCGCCACCGGTTGGGAGCACCGCGGCTTCGCGGCGACCGCGCAGGTGCAGTTCATGATCCTCAGCATCGTCTCGCTGGTGGCCAAGCGGGCAATGCCCACGCTCTCCGCCACCGGCTGGACCGTACTGATCGCGGCGCTGCTGCTGGGTGTGATCGCGGGCGGCCGGGTCTCCCGGAGGGTCGACGGCGAGAGCGCCATGCGGATCGTGCTGGTGGTCGCGCTCGCGGGGGCGCTGATGGCGCTCGGGCGCGGAGTGCTGCTGCTGGTGTGA